A genomic segment from Actinomadura hallensis encodes:
- a CDS encoding LacI family DNA-binding transcriptional regulator, whose translation MTPTPPPGRPGLRDVARLAGVSHQTVSRVFKNHPMVSPQTRDRVLAAAAQLDFRPNAAARALATGRSRTLGVVSFDTALFGPASIIAAIERNARAADFFTSVASLESPGHGAVAGAVDRFRDQGVDGIIMIPGHVPPDEALRHLPDDLPTVLLGPPASVPTVSADHYLAPREATRYLLELGHRTVHHLPGPADWWEANERTRGWRDALVEAGAEVPDCAPGDWSARSGYERGRVLAADPGVTAVFAANDQIALGLLWAIHESGRRVPADVSVIGFDDIPEAAFLTPPLTTVRQDFTALGRHCVELLIAQLTEAPRPAGTGRAAEAAGPVPSRLIVRRSTAPRRRGGAPGSGRGGALGRRP comes from the coding sequence ATGACCCCGACCCCGCCACCGGGCAGGCCCGGTCTCCGCGACGTCGCCCGGCTCGCCGGGGTGTCGCACCAGACGGTGTCCCGGGTGTTCAAGAACCACCCCATGGTCAGCCCGCAGACCCGGGACCGGGTGCTCGCCGCGGCGGCGCAGCTGGACTTCCGGCCGAACGCGGCGGCGCGGGCGCTGGCGACCGGCCGGTCCCGCACGCTCGGCGTCGTCAGCTTCGACACCGCGCTGTTCGGCCCCGCGTCGATCATCGCGGCGATCGAGCGCAACGCCCGCGCGGCCGACTTCTTCACCAGCGTCGCGAGCCTGGAGTCGCCGGGGCACGGCGCCGTCGCGGGGGCGGTGGACCGGTTCCGCGACCAGGGCGTGGACGGGATCATCATGATCCCCGGGCACGTCCCGCCGGACGAGGCATTGCGGCACCTCCCGGACGACCTGCCGACCGTGCTGCTGGGGCCGCCGGCGTCGGTTCCGACCGTGTCGGCCGACCACTACCTGGCCCCGCGGGAGGCGACCCGGTACCTGCTGGAGCTCGGGCACCGGACCGTCCACCACCTGCCGGGCCCGGCGGACTGGTGGGAGGCGAACGAGCGCACCCGCGGCTGGCGGGACGCCCTCGTCGAGGCGGGCGCGGAGGTCCCGGACTGCGCCCCCGGCGACTGGAGCGCCCGGTCCGGCTACGAGCGCGGCCGGGTGCTGGCCGCCGACCCCGGCGTGACGGCCGTGTTCGCGGCCAACGACCAGATCGCGCTGGGGCTGCTGTGGGCGATCCACGAGAGCGGCCGCAGGGTGCCCGCCGACGTCAGCGTCATCGGGTTCGACGACATCCCGGAGGCGGCGTTCCTCACCCCGCCGCTCACGACCGTCCGGCAGGACTTCACCGCCCTCGGCCGCCACTGCGTGGAGCTGCTGATCGCGCAGCTCACCGAGGCGCCGCGGCCGGCCGGGACGGGGCGGGCGGCGGAGGCCGCGGGCCCCGTCCCGAGCCGCCTGATCGTCCGCCGCAGCACCGCCCCCCGCCGGCGCGGAGGCGCCCCAGGGAGCGGGCGCGGAGGCGCCCTAGGCCGCCGGCCCTAG
- the mmsB gene encoding multiple monosaccharide ABC transporter permease yields MSSVAPADRAVTPPPAERPKAGRALPVNLRQSGIYVAFGMIVALFAVLTDGQLLSPQNISNIIVQNSYILILSIGMIMVIIGGHIDLSVGSVVAVTGAIAAVLMVNHDVPWPAAILVTLLAGAAIGAWQGYWIAYFEIPAFIVTLAGMLVFRALTLTILGNQGIGPFPDEVRTIANGFLPGYLGNIGLGPLGGADLFTLLMAVVLVTGYVGIGWRNRQGRIRHGQKVEPLPVFAAKNALAVVVVVFMAVQLARFKNMPWVLVLLGVLVLGSTLVMNRAVFGRHVYALGGNPLAARLSGIKVKSVSFWLFVNMGVLSAVAGIVFAGRLNQAGPTAGNMFELDAIAAAFIGGAAVQGGVGKVVGAITGGLIMGVINNGMSLLGAPSERVMLIKGLVLLAAVAFDIWAKRRAGTAR; encoded by the coding sequence ATGAGCAGCGTGGCGCCGGCCGACCGGGCCGTGACCCCGCCGCCCGCCGAGCGGCCGAAGGCGGGCCGGGCCCTGCCCGTCAACCTGCGGCAGAGCGGGATCTACGTCGCGTTCGGGATGATCGTCGCGCTGTTCGCGGTGCTCACCGACGGGCAGCTGCTGTCGCCGCAGAACATCTCGAACATCATCGTCCAGAACTCCTACATCCTCATCCTGTCCATCGGAATGATCATGGTGATCATCGGCGGGCACATCGACCTGTCGGTCGGGTCGGTGGTCGCCGTGACGGGGGCCATCGCGGCGGTGCTGATGGTGAACCACGACGTCCCGTGGCCGGCGGCGATCCTGGTGACGCTGCTGGCGGGCGCCGCGATCGGGGCGTGGCAGGGCTACTGGATCGCCTACTTCGAGATCCCGGCGTTCATCGTGACGCTGGCGGGGATGCTGGTGTTCCGGGCGCTGACGCTCACCATCCTCGGCAACCAGGGCATCGGCCCGTTCCCCGACGAGGTGCGCACGATCGCGAACGGGTTCCTGCCCGGCTACCTCGGCAACATCGGGCTCGGGCCGCTCGGCGGCGCGGACCTGTTCACGCTGCTGATGGCGGTGGTGCTGGTCACCGGGTACGTCGGGATCGGGTGGCGCAACCGGCAGGGACGCATCCGGCACGGGCAGAAGGTCGAGCCGCTGCCGGTGTTCGCGGCCAAGAACGCGCTGGCGGTCGTGGTGGTCGTGTTCATGGCCGTGCAGCTCGCGCGGTTCAAGAACATGCCCTGGGTGCTGGTGCTGCTCGGCGTCCTCGTCCTCGGCTCCACGCTGGTGATGAACCGGGCGGTGTTCGGCCGGCACGTCTACGCGCTGGGCGGCAACCCGCTCGCGGCCCGGCTGTCCGGCATCAAGGTCAAGTCGGTGTCGTTCTGGCTGTTCGTCAACATGGGCGTGCTGTCGGCCGTCGCCGGGATCGTGTTCGCCGGGCGGCTCAACCAGGCGGGCCCGACCGCCGGGAACATGTTCGAGCTGGACGCGATCGCGGCGGCGTTCATCGGCGGCGCGGCCGTGCAGGGCGGGGTCGGCAAGGTCGTCGGCGCGATCACCGGCGGCCTGATCATGGGCGTGATCAACAACGGGATGTCGCTGCTCGGCGCGCCGAGCGAGCGGGTCATGCTGATCAAGGGCCTGGTCCTGCTGGCGGCCGTCGCGTTCGACATCTGGGCCAAGCGCCGCGCCGGAACGGCCCGCTGA
- the mmsA gene encoding multiple monosaccharide ABC transporter ATP-binding protein has protein sequence MTDAILRMRGITKAFPAVKALQDVDLEVRRGEIHAICGENGAGKSTLMKVLSGVHPHGSYSGEIEFEGEPCRFSGIRDSERRGIVIIHQELALSPYLSIAENIFLGNERRGRFGLIDWNRTNAEAARLLERVGLRENPVTPAMDLGVGKQQLVEIAKALSKRVKLLILDEPTAALNDADSEHLLDLLRGLRAEGITCVIISHKLNEIRAVADRTTILRDGRTIETLDMRGDVPEDRIISGMVGRDLDQRFPARVPDVGAEVLRIEDWTVHSPAQHDRVVVDRASLTLRRGEIVGLAGLMGAGRTELAMSVFGRSYGTGISGRIYKHGREIRIRTVTDAIRHGIAYATEDRKTYGLNLIEDVRRNVSAAGLRGLARAGWVDAGREYAVAERYRKEMNIKTPSVLTPAGELSGGNQQKVVLSKWMFTDADVLILDEPTRGIDVGAKYEIYSIINRMADQGRAVLVISSELPELIGICDRVYAMAEGRITGEVSRADATPERLMQLMTQTET, from the coding sequence ATGACCGACGCGATACTGCGGATGCGCGGCATCACCAAGGCGTTCCCGGCGGTGAAGGCGCTCCAGGACGTCGACCTGGAGGTCCGGCGGGGCGAGATCCACGCGATCTGCGGGGAGAACGGGGCCGGCAAGTCGACGCTGATGAAGGTCCTCTCCGGCGTCCACCCGCACGGCTCCTACAGCGGAGAGATCGAGTTCGAGGGCGAGCCGTGCCGGTTCTCCGGCATCCGCGACAGCGAGCGGCGCGGCATCGTCATCATCCACCAGGAGCTGGCGCTCAGCCCGTACCTGTCGATCGCCGAGAACATCTTCCTCGGCAACGAGCGGCGGGGCCGGTTCGGGCTCATCGACTGGAACCGCACCAACGCCGAGGCGGCGCGGCTCCTCGAACGGGTCGGGCTGCGGGAGAACCCGGTGACGCCGGCGATGGACCTCGGCGTCGGCAAGCAGCAGCTCGTGGAGATCGCCAAGGCGCTGTCGAAGCGGGTGAAGCTGCTGATCCTGGACGAGCCGACCGCGGCGCTCAACGACGCCGACTCCGAGCACCTGCTCGACCTGCTGCGCGGCCTGCGCGCCGAGGGCATCACCTGCGTGATCATCTCGCACAAGCTGAACGAGATCCGCGCGGTCGCCGACCGGACCACGATCCTGCGGGACGGCCGGACGATCGAGACGCTCGACATGCGCGGCGACGTGCCGGAGGACCGCATCATCTCCGGCATGGTCGGCCGCGACCTGGACCAGCGGTTCCCCGCCCGCGTCCCGGACGTCGGCGCCGAGGTGCTGCGGATCGAGGACTGGACCGTCCACTCCCCCGCCCAGCACGACCGCGTCGTGGTGGACCGCGCCTCGCTGACGCTGCGCCGCGGCGAGATCGTGGGGCTGGCGGGCCTGATGGGCGCGGGCCGCACCGAGCTGGCGATGAGCGTCTTCGGCCGCAGCTACGGGACCGGGATCTCCGGCCGGATCTACAAGCACGGCAGGGAGATCAGGATCCGGACGGTCACCGACGCGATCCGGCACGGCATCGCCTACGCCACCGAGGACCGCAAGACCTACGGGCTGAACCTCATCGAGGACGTCAGGCGCAACGTCTCCGCCGCCGGGCTGCGCGGCCTGGCCAGGGCCGGCTGGGTGGACGCGGGCCGCGAGTACGCGGTCGCCGAGCGGTACCGCAAGGAGATGAACATCAAGACGCCGAGCGTGCTCACCCCCGCGGGCGAGCTGAGCGGCGGCAACCAGCAGAAGGTCGTCCTGTCGAAGTGGATGTTCACCGACGCCGACGTCCTGATCCTCGACGAGCCGACCCGCGGCATCGACGTCGGCGCCAAGTACGAGATCTACTCGATCATCAACCGGATGGCCGACCAGGGCCGGGCGGTGCTGGTCATCTCGTCCGAGCTGCCGGAGCTGATCGGAATCTGCGACCGCGTGTACGCGATGGCCGAGGGCCGGATCACCGGCGAGGTGAGCCGCGCCGACGCGACCCCCGAGCGGCTGATGCAGCTCATGACCCAGACCGAGACATGA
- the chvE gene encoding multiple monosaccharide ABC transporter substrate-binding protein has translation MKRRQLVSLALGLGLALGMTACGSSEKTVDQEAEKQSAKGALVGVTMPTRSSERWIHDGDNLKKQLEELGYKVDLQYAENDIPTQANQIDNQITKGARLLIIASIDGTAITTQLQNAADNDIPVIAYDRLIRNSENVDYYATFDNYKVGVQQATSLLVGLGLKKPDGSEGDEKGPFNIEVFAGSPDDNNATFFYNGAMDTLKPYIDQKKLVVKSGQTDFETIATLRWDPERAQKRMEDLLTRHYGGGTKVQGVLSPYDGLSIGILSALKSSGYGTPGQPYPVVTGQDAEVASVKSIIAGEQYSTIYKDTRQLASVTVKMADAVLKGEKPEVNNTKDYDNGVKVVPSYLLEPVIVNKDNYKEHLIDTGYYTQEQLK, from the coding sequence GTGAAGCGCAGACAACTCGTCAGCCTGGCGCTGGGCCTTGGGCTCGCGCTCGGCATGACCGCGTGCGGGTCGAGCGAGAAGACCGTCGACCAGGAGGCGGAGAAGCAGTCCGCGAAGGGCGCCCTCGTCGGCGTCACGATGCCGACCCGCTCGTCCGAGCGCTGGATCCACGACGGCGACAACCTCAAGAAGCAGCTCGAGGAACTCGGCTACAAGGTCGACCTCCAGTACGCAGAGAACGACATCCCCACCCAGGCCAACCAGATCGACAACCAGATCACCAAGGGCGCGCGCCTGCTGATCATCGCCTCGATCGACGGCACCGCGATCACCACCCAGCTGCAGAACGCGGCCGACAACGACATCCCGGTCATCGCCTACGACCGGCTGATCCGCAACTCCGAGAACGTCGACTACTACGCCACGTTCGACAACTACAAGGTCGGCGTCCAGCAGGCGACCTCGCTGCTCGTCGGGCTCGGGCTCAAGAAGCCGGACGGGTCCGAGGGCGACGAGAAGGGCCCGTTCAACATCGAGGTGTTCGCCGGCTCGCCCGACGACAACAACGCGACGTTCTTCTACAACGGCGCGATGGACACCCTCAAGCCCTACATCGACCAGAAGAAGCTCGTGGTCAAGAGCGGCCAGACCGACTTCGAGACCATCGCGACGCTCCGCTGGGACCCGGAGCGGGCGCAGAAGCGCATGGAGGACCTCCTCACCCGCCACTACGGCGGCGGGACGAAGGTCCAGGGCGTCCTGTCCCCCTACGACGGGCTGTCGATCGGCATCCTGTCGGCGCTGAAGTCCAGCGGCTACGGGACGCCGGGCCAGCCCTACCCGGTCGTGACCGGCCAGGACGCGGAGGTCGCCTCGGTCAAGTCGATCATCGCGGGCGAGCAGTACTCGACCATCTACAAGGACACCCGGCAGCTCGCCTCCGTCACCGTGAAGATGGCCGACGCCGTGCTCAAGGGCGAGAAGCCCGAGGTCAACAACACGAAGGACTACGACAACGGAGTCAAGGTCGTTCCGTCCTACCTGCTGGAACCGGTGATCGTGAACAAGGACAACTACAAGGAGCACCTCATCGACACCGGCTACTACACGCAGGAACAGCTGAAGTGA
- a CDS encoding TIGR04053 family radical SAM/SPASM domain-containing protein gives MRPTRQIRAPRHDTADRPFIVIWEATRACPLACRHCRAEAVPGRNPGELSTAEARDLMEQVAAFGAPPPLFVITGGDPFQRPDLFDLVRHGTRLGLPVSVSPSGTPTLTAENLAGLKEAGARAISLSLDGSTERVHDGFRGAEGVFGWTLDAWHAAHELGLKVQINTTVSGHNLADLAEIVRVVHAMKALTWSAFLLVPTGRGRLLPGLDPHQVEDVLNFVYDAGAHIPARTTEAHHFRRVVLQREILRRRGADHVTVLGLGPLYTSLRRRLAELDLPVRRARRTPMDVGSARGFVFVSHLGAVHPSGFLPAAAGDVRRERLTDVYRSSPLFTGLRDPGNLTGRCGACEFRTVCGGSRSRALAVHGDPYAEEPWCAYSPGAFPYQDDLASVLADPECLR, from the coding sequence ATGAGGCCGACGAGACAGATCCGCGCTCCCCGCCACGACACCGCCGACCGGCCCTTCATCGTGATCTGGGAGGCGACGCGCGCCTGCCCGCTGGCCTGCCGGCACTGCCGCGCGGAGGCCGTCCCCGGCCGGAACCCGGGCGAGCTGAGCACCGCCGAGGCCCGCGACCTGATGGAGCAGGTCGCCGCGTTCGGCGCTCCGCCGCCGCTGTTCGTCATCACCGGCGGCGACCCGTTCCAGCGGCCCGACCTGTTCGACCTGGTCCGGCACGGCACGCGGCTCGGCCTGCCGGTCTCGGTGTCCCCGTCCGGGACGCCGACCCTGACCGCGGAGAACCTCGCCGGGCTGAAGGAGGCGGGCGCGCGGGCGATCTCGCTGAGCCTGGACGGCTCGACGGAGCGCGTCCACGACGGCTTCCGCGGCGCCGAGGGCGTGTTCGGCTGGACGCTGGACGCCTGGCACGCCGCCCACGAGCTGGGCCTCAAGGTTCAGATCAACACGACGGTCTCGGGGCACAACCTGGCCGACCTCGCCGAGATCGTCCGGGTCGTGCACGCGATGAAGGCGCTGACGTGGAGCGCCTTCCTGCTCGTGCCGACCGGCCGCGGCCGCCTGCTCCCCGGGCTCGACCCGCACCAGGTGGAGGACGTCCTCAACTTCGTCTACGACGCGGGAGCGCACATCCCCGCCCGCACCACGGAAGCGCACCACTTCCGCCGCGTCGTCCTGCAGCGGGAGATCCTGCGGCGGCGCGGCGCCGACCACGTGACCGTGCTCGGGCTGGGGCCGCTCTACACGAGCCTGCGGCGGCGGCTCGCCGAACTCGACCTGCCGGTGCGGCGGGCCCGGCGGACGCCCATGGACGTCGGCTCCGCCCGCGGGTTCGTCTTCGTCTCCCATCTGGGCGCCGTGCATCCCAGCGGTTTCCTCCCGGCCGCGGCGGGCGACGTCCGCCGGGAGCGGCTGACCGACGTGTACCGGTCCTCGCCGCTCTTCACCGGCCTGCGCGACCCCGGGAACCTGACGGGCCGCTGCGGCGCCTGCGAGTTCCGGACGGTCTGCGGCGGCTCGCGGTCGCGTGCGCTGGCCGTCCACGGCGACCCGTACGCGGAGGAGCCGTGGTGCGCCTACTCGCCGGGGGCGTTCCCCTACCAGGACGATCTCGCCTCCGTCCTGGCCGACCCGGAATGTTTGCGGTAA
- a CDS encoding Acg family FMN-binding oxidoreductase has product MPHPFETHAGVRRLVTAAIAAPSVHNTQPWRFRLAGTEALELHADPDRALPVIDPRGRSLHISCGAALLNLRLALRVTGHEARVTPFPDVADEPTLLATVRAAEAPMPSIGLAKLYDAIPYRRTNRRPFSKRPVPQRVREELVAAARAEGAALGLPGPQATASLLSLVAAADDRLAGNPAYLAELARWTPDRTRGDGVPWYAFGPRPSGRGVPVRDFGLAGPGAGRPVDDFSARPQLGVLLTGGDGPADWLRAGQALQRVLLTATRRGVSASLLCQPLDMLDADRGARTGGARPAGHIQAIIRFGYGPPVPGTPRRPFPEVLTRSAKARARRV; this is encoded by the coding sequence ATGCCCCACCCATTCGAGACGCACGCCGGGGTCCGCCGGCTGGTGACCGCGGCCATCGCCGCGCCGTCGGTGCACAACACCCAGCCGTGGCGCTTCCGGCTGGCGGGCACGGAGGCGCTGGAACTGCACGCCGACCCGGACCGGGCGCTGCCCGTCATCGACCCCCGCGGCCGGTCCCTGCACATCAGCTGCGGCGCCGCGCTGCTCAACCTGCGGCTGGCGCTCCGCGTGACGGGGCACGAGGCGCGCGTCACGCCGTTCCCCGACGTCGCGGACGAGCCGACCCTCCTGGCGACCGTGCGGGCCGCCGAGGCGCCCATGCCCTCGATCGGCCTGGCGAAGCTGTACGACGCGATCCCGTACCGGCGCACCAACCGGAGGCCGTTCAGCAAGCGCCCGGTGCCGCAGCGGGTCCGCGAGGAGCTCGTCGCCGCCGCGCGGGCCGAGGGCGCCGCACTGGGCCTGCCGGGGCCGCAGGCCACGGCGTCCCTGCTGAGCCTGGTCGCGGCGGCGGACGACAGGCTCGCCGGAAACCCGGCCTACCTCGCCGAACTGGCCCGCTGGACGCCGGACCGCACCCGCGGCGACGGCGTCCCCTGGTACGCGTTCGGGCCCCGCCCGAGCGGGCGCGGCGTCCCGGTGCGCGACTTCGGCCTCGCCGGACCGGGGGCCGGGCGGCCGGTCGACGACTTCTCCGCGCGGCCGCAGCTCGGCGTCCTGCTCACCGGCGGCGACGGGCCCGCGGACTGGCTGCGGGCCGGGCAGGCGCTCCAGCGGGTGCTGCTGACCGCGACGCGGCGCGGGGTGTCGGCCTCGCTGCTCTGCCAGCCGCTCGACATGCTGGACGCGGACCGCGGCGCACGGACGGGAGGCGCGCGGCCGGCCGGGCACATCCAGGCGATCATCCGCTTCGGGTACGGGCCGCCGGTGCCCGGCACGCCCCGCCGCCCGTTCCCCGAGGTCCTCACCCGGTCGGCGAAGGCGCGGGCCCGCCGTGTCTGA
- a CDS encoding acetyl-CoA hydrolase/transferase family protein produces MRVISERHLGAVLSGLPGRPRIVAGGNFAAPARALAVLDRALPEYRLFMLNAQEGVPDRDGVELETPFVGVGMRGRDGLRYFPSRLSLVPNLLKGPLPPDVVVVHTSVPAGETVSLGIEVNILPAAIEAVRERGGLVIAQLNPRMPYTYGDAVLALDEIDYAIEADEPLATPVPRRPGDAEREIGRRVARLMPEHATLQLGIGAVPDAVLAALTGRRGLRVWSEMFSDGVLALEKAGALDPAVPITSSFAFGSHELYDWAHRNDRVRMLRTEKTNDPGLIARKPNMVSVNSALQVDLFAQANASRVRGVIYSGFGGQTDFVVGALHSPGGRAVIALPSWHPRADVSTVIPRLAGPVTSFQHSFIVSEQGTAAIWGHDAESQARQIVDEVAHPSVRDELREEGRRLGFALR; encoded by the coding sequence ATGCGGGTGATCTCGGAGAGGCACCTCGGAGCCGTCCTGTCCGGCCTGCCGGGGCGGCCGCGGATCGTGGCCGGGGGCAACTTCGCCGCGCCGGCGCGGGCGCTGGCCGTCCTGGACCGGGCGCTGCCGGAGTACCGGCTGTTCATGCTCAACGCCCAGGAGGGGGTGCCCGACCGCGACGGGGTGGAGCTGGAGACCCCGTTCGTCGGCGTCGGCATGCGCGGCCGTGACGGGCTGCGGTACTTCCCGTCGCGGCTGTCCCTGGTCCCCAACCTCCTCAAGGGGCCGCTCCCGCCCGACGTGGTGGTGGTGCACACCTCCGTGCCCGCCGGGGAGACGGTGTCGCTCGGCATCGAGGTGAACATCCTGCCCGCCGCGATCGAGGCCGTCCGGGAACGCGGCGGGCTGGTCATCGCCCAGCTGAACCCCCGGATGCCCTACACCTACGGCGACGCCGTCCTCGCCCTCGACGAGATCGACTACGCGATCGAGGCCGACGAGCCGCTCGCCACGCCCGTGCCGCGCCGGCCCGGCGACGCCGAGCGGGAGATCGGGCGGCGGGTGGCGCGGCTCATGCCCGAGCACGCGACGCTCCAGCTGGGGATCGGCGCCGTCCCCGACGCGGTGCTGGCCGCGCTGACGGGACGGCGGGGCCTCCGGGTGTGGTCGGAGATGTTCAGCGACGGCGTCCTCGCGCTGGAGAAGGCCGGGGCGCTCGACCCCGCCGTCCCCATCACCTCCTCGTTCGCCTTCGGCAGCCACGAGCTGTACGACTGGGCCCACCGGAACGACCGCGTCCGGATGCTGCGCACCGAGAAGACCAATGACCCCGGCCTCATCGCCCGCAAGCCGAACATGGTGTCGGTGAACTCCGCCCTCCAGGTCGACCTGTTCGCGCAGGCGAACGCGAGCCGGGTCCGCGGGGTCATCTACTCCGGTTTCGGCGGCCAGACCGACTTCGTCGTCGGCGCCCTGCACTCCCCCGGCGGACGCGCCGTGATCGCGCTGCCGTCCTGGCACCCCCGCGCGGACGTCTCCACCGTCATCCCGCGCCTGGCGGGGCCCGTCACCTCGTTCCAGCACAGCTTCATCGTCAGCGAGCAGGGCACCGCGGCCATCTGGGGGCACGACGCCGAGTCCCAGGCCCGGCAGATCGTGGACGAGGTCGCCCACCCCTCGGTGCGCGACGAGCTGCGCGAGGAGGGCCGCCGGCTCGGCTTCGCCCTGCGCTGA
- a CDS encoding AAA family ATPase: MVTVDRAEREMLEGERMDAAAVSETHIGVVFFVGDRAYKLKKPVDMGFLDFSTRERRERACHEEVRLNRRFAPDVYLGVSDVLKPDGEVGDHLVVMRRMPPDRRLSTLVEAGEPVEDALRDTARILAAWHAEAPRGPRIAAEGSRDAILGRWNDSFEQVRPFHDRAIDGAAATEIEDLARAFLAGRKELFDARIADGRVVDGHGDLLAGDIFCLDDGPRVLDCLEFDERLRSLDGLDDASFLAMDLERLGAPVLAERFVDWYAGFAADPAPPSLRHHYVAYRAFVRAKVAALRYGQGVPEAADEARQYAGVALRHLRAGEVGLILVGGLPGTGKTSLAGALADRLGCSLISSDRVRKELAGIPPEESAAAPYGTGIYTPEWSRRTYGELAERATRLLRLGETVILDASWSAKEDRELLAAVAEREHARLTALRCAAPAPVTAARMRDRARGRSASDADAEIAAAMRAEAAPWPEAATIDTAGPLERSVEQALAVVRPAGAGHVWHRRPLLPPG, translated from the coding sequence ATGGTCACCGTCGACCGCGCGGAGCGCGAGATGCTGGAGGGCGAACGGATGGATGCCGCGGCCGTGAGCGAGACCCACATCGGCGTCGTCTTCTTCGTGGGCGACCGTGCGTACAAGCTGAAGAAGCCCGTTGACATGGGGTTCCTCGACTTCAGCACGCGGGAGCGGCGCGAACGCGCGTGCCACGAGGAGGTCAGGCTCAACCGGCGCTTCGCCCCCGACGTCTACCTCGGCGTGTCCGACGTCCTGAAACCGGACGGCGAGGTCGGCGACCATCTGGTCGTGATGCGGCGGATGCCGCCGGACCGCCGCCTGTCCACGCTCGTCGAGGCGGGCGAACCGGTCGAGGACGCCCTGCGCGACACCGCCCGGATCCTGGCCGCCTGGCACGCCGAGGCGCCGCGCGGCCCCCGGATCGCCGCCGAGGGATCCCGCGACGCGATCCTCGGCCGCTGGAACGACAGCTTCGAGCAGGTGCGCCCCTTCCACGACCGCGCGATCGACGGCGCCGCGGCCACCGAGATCGAGGACCTCGCCCGCGCGTTCCTCGCCGGACGCAAGGAGCTGTTCGACGCGCGCATCGCCGACGGCCGCGTGGTCGACGGCCACGGCGACCTGCTGGCCGGCGACATCTTCTGCCTGGACGACGGCCCGCGCGTCCTCGACTGCCTGGAGTTCGACGAGAGGCTGCGCAGCCTGGACGGCCTCGACGACGCCTCGTTCCTCGCCATGGACCTCGAACGTCTCGGCGCGCCCGTGCTCGCCGAGCGGTTCGTCGACTGGTACGCCGGCTTCGCCGCCGACCCGGCGCCGCCCTCGCTGCGCCACCACTACGTCGCCTACCGGGCGTTCGTGCGCGCGAAGGTCGCGGCCCTGCGCTACGGGCAGGGCGTCCCGGAGGCCGCCGACGAGGCGCGGCAGTACGCGGGCGTCGCGCTGCGCCACCTGCGCGCCGGAGAGGTCGGCCTCATCCTGGTGGGCGGGCTTCCCGGCACCGGGAAGACGTCGCTGGCCGGCGCCCTGGCCGACCGGCTCGGCTGCTCGCTGATCAGCAGCGACCGCGTCCGCAAGGAGCTCGCGGGCATCCCGCCCGAGGAGTCGGCCGCCGCCCCGTACGGCACCGGCATCTACACCCCGGAGTGGAGCAGGCGCACCTACGGCGAGCTGGCCGAGCGCGCCACGCGGCTGCTCCGCCTCGGCGAGACGGTCATCCTGGACGCGTCGTGGTCGGCCAAGGAGGACCGGGAGCTGCTCGCCGCCGTCGCCGAACGCGAGCACGCGCGCCTGACGGCCCTGCGCTGCGCCGCGCCCGCGCCGGTCACCGCCGCCCGGATGCGCGACCGGGCCCGCGGCCGCAGCGCCTCCGACGCGGACGCCGAGATCGCCGCCGCCATGCGCGCCGAGGCGGCGCCCTGGCCCGAAGCGGCGACGATCGACACCGCCGGGCCGCTGGAGCGCTCCGTCGAGCAGGCGCTCGCCGTCGTGCGGCCCGCGGGGGCCGGGCACGTCTGGCACCGCCGCCCGCTGCTGCCCCCCGGCTGA
- a CDS encoding OsmC family protein: protein MGEMTVIHRDGDAFAVLVRDHVLHVDQPYRAGGMDVGPTPVELFVGSLAACAAYYARRYLKLHGLPADGLEVSADYALSAGTPARVTRVGLRLRPPIRLDAQTEEGLRAAVSACTVHNSIIDPPRVGVDVEAAVQAA from the coding sequence ATGGGCGAGATGACCGTGATCCACCGCGATGGCGACGCGTTCGCCGTCCTCGTCCGCGACCACGTCCTTCACGTGGATCAGCCGTACCGGGCGGGCGGCATGGACGTGGGGCCGACCCCGGTCGAGCTGTTCGTGGGATCACTGGCCGCCTGCGCCGCGTACTACGCCCGCCGCTACCTGAAGCTGCACGGGCTTCCCGCGGACGGGCTGGAGGTGTCCGCGGACTACGCCCTGAGCGCGGGCACGCCCGCACGGGTGACCCGCGTCGGCCTCCGGCTGCGGCCTCCCATCCGGCTGGACGCGCAGACCGAGGAGGGCCTGCGGGCCGCCGTCTCGGCCTGCACCGTCCACAATTCGATCATCGATCCGCCGCGGGTCGGCGTCGACGTCGAGGCCGCGGTCCAGGCGGCCTGA